A window of Magnolia sinica isolate HGM2019 chromosome 13, MsV1, whole genome shotgun sequence genomic DNA:
GACCAATTCCCACCGCAGGAGACCTTTGTGCAGGCGCGTATTGGGTACTGACAGGTTGAATGGTGAGACTGCTACTgaatttgtggccccaccatgatatatgttttgtatccacgccatccatccacctgaagagatcattttagggtaatatccaaagaatgatatcccaaaaatcagccatatagggaacttaggtggaccataccatctaaaatcatgtgaagacatgcttaaaacatataaaggcacttggtggggcccacttgaaatttggatgcatctgaaacttggtctaacccctcatccaagtgggacacacatgggctgaatttgtaaaccacatctcgggggcccaacaaatgattatgaatgttttaatggagggaaacccctctcaacttttgtatgtggattggcccacacaagtcacggatcgacttgatttttaagccctaggcccaccatggaatgatgcatctgactgatggggtagatgtttgacatgcatcacggtgggcccacacagctcgatctcatgggaagttcccatgtgcTCGACAGCATAGagccttttcccatatatatatatatatgaagcagTATCTGAAAATTCATTATTAAGGGAAAAATATTTTCCAGTTGTTGCAACAAATGCTGGAAAATGAAGACGGCAGCTGGATTTTGGGTTCGTTGTTTTTTAGCTTGTCCCTTGATATCAAATAACGAGGTGGTGGGAAAAAATTTGTGCGCCTATCCTATAAtgctaggggtgtcaatgggccgagcTCTGTCCAAGCGCAACCTCTATTCTTTAATTTATGCCTGTAACGGGCTTAAGTAGtctagcccaagcccagcccgaaTACATATACGGTCCCGGCCCAAACTCAGCCCGAGCCCATGATGTTTGAGAGCCTGTCAGATCTCACCGACTCGTAGTGAGTCTCACTCAGATGGTTTCCGTgttcgtggggcccactgtgatgtttgagaGATATCCACCCCATTCACAAGTTTGGCCTTGTGATTTTACCCGATGGAATGAAAGATGAGGAAGATCAAgcgctcaagtgggccactaaacaataaaaaaaatggacCGTTAAAAGCCACCGTCCAACTTTTGCCTGTTGTGGGACCCAACTATTTATCCTATCAGCGTCTGTTTTGGGTCcacaccctaaaattagatggccAGACTACTAAAGGGGTCAGATTTATCAGAAGCAGCatgaaagtgggcctcaccaagattTGATAATGACTGACGCTTGTCAAATCTTTGACACCACATCATATTTCATCAGGAAATGGTTGTTGTGATCACGGGGCCACCGTATTGTTTGAGAAAAATCCGAGCCGTCTATTTccctcatatgattttaggggttGGGCGTAAAAATGATCCAGATCCAAAATTAGGTCGGCCAGACGGTAGGCAACAGTGCATATTGAATGCAGGCCCTTCATACCATCATCGGGCCACAAAAaaaaattagatcaaaggaaaaaTCCAATGGTTACATTTAGCCcactaggaatgaccttatgaacggttgggAATGCCATTTTattggtttggatggcctaaaaaCATTAAAAATGGACCTTTGGGACATCAGAGTGGCTGGGTCTGGACTCCTGTCCTTTGGTCATGGGCTAGATCTGGATCTTCTTCAGCTCAGCCTAGCCCATTTACACTAACTCAGACTCACATTCTCGTTTGGTGATCACGTAAGGGCCAGtgattggatggctgggatcatcTAATCAGTGTGATCTGGTTCTATCGTAGTGGGATCTACTGGATGAACAATCTGATTTATTTACTATAGTGACTGGGTGGATTTAAGTTCTTTTAGGACACAAATCTGATTAGGATCTGGTTCAAAGTGCTGTGGACATCTCACGAATTGAAAGGTCATAAGACATGAATCCAAGGGTCCAGGTTTGTCCTGGACCATAGCGTCTGCTAGGGTCCATTACTCAAAATTCAGTCTAGTCACTTAGGTGGATGGATctatgactgtggggcccaccttgatgtatgttccttatatcgacgccgtccatccgttttgaaagcttattttaggtcatggtataaaaattaaagcagatataaatctcactggaccacaccacaagaacctacggtgattgaatacccaccattaaaaacatttcgggGGCCACCGGAATTGTTTagcttccatccaaactgttgatgaggTCAAAAATACCTGTATTAAGtcaccaaacaaatatcagcttgatccaaaacttttgtggcccataagacgtttttaatggtcaataaccaccgtttcctatggtgtggtccacatgagacgtgaatctgcttcatttttggtatcatgtcataaaataatctttcaaaaaggatggatggaagggatgtaagttatatacatcaaggtaagccctacagtcagggatccaccaaagccaggCATGTCTGGTCACTTCATCCGGTGAAATCCACCCAGTGTATTGGTGGAACGCATTGGAGTCCGAAGCAGGTGTGCCCTACCTGAAAAAATGGATTGGCTTGATTAATGGGCTGGGGCATTTTTCATAGGCCCACCTAATTACTGGCCCAAGTATTTCACGCGTGTGCAAATTGGCATGTGTGGGCGGTTGACCACTTCAGTTTCCCTCCTCGCCCGAACCGCCAAGCTCAGAACTCAGCAGATGTCCGGTCCAGCGAGTTGACTCATTCGATTCAAGAAGGGTGTCGTCGTAATTATTTGAAAAATGGGGGCTCTTTGCGGAAACGTGAagagttacaacttacaacccCTCCAAAACCCTGGTTTTGGCTTCTCAGCTCTCTCTCTTTCCGCAAAGAGCTGCAACTTACAACCCCTCCAAAACCCTGGTTTTGGCttctcagctctctctctctctctctctctctctctctctcggcagaCATGGGGAGAGAGAAAATCAAATCTCTCCTCTCTTGCTTCACTCCAGAAGGAGATTTTCTGGCCATTTTATCTCCAGATGGAAACATCAAAGTGAGTTTTCAATCTTCTAaattaaatttgtttttttctctttctttttgtcaCGCAGTTCAATTCATATGAAAtggattattttctcttttcctttcgaATTTCTTGGATTTTTAGTTGGGTGTGACTTGAATGTCCCAACTTCCCAAATCGATGTTGGAAACTTTATTCTATTTTGATTTAAATTAGGGAAGGTGCAAAAtggttctttttctcttttcgaATGAAAGTTCCTGAAAAATTCTGTGGTGCTCCAAATTGGTAAAATGGGATCTCGAGTAGGTTGAGAGATGGGAGTTGCAGCTGACATGCACCAGCATCGATGGTGTGTGTGATATCAAAAtcgctcattaggtgggccctactgtgtaGACTTTCTATCCCCCAAATCAGGCAATCTGCTTATCAGGTGGATGAAAAAtgcacaaaataaatgaatggttggaaaaaaaaaaaaaaaagttgactactagtccacattcaactaacgtgtgtggcccaccagatgattggaCCTGTCTGAATCTCATATCAAGGCATCTGCACTATGACCAGGGGCTTGGACATCGCCCATGTGCCATGTGACCCTTGGAAAGTGCAGTTGTGTGATTGCACTTCATATTTCTTGATATACATACTTAGTGGCCCAAGCAACAGGAAAATGGACATTGACAAATCACAGGCTCACATGCTACTTGGTGCTGGAGATAGTGGCAGGGGTGCTAACACATCTTGTATCaaattcaaatatctgttattctAATCTTGTGGTAgggtatggatatggatgtgCTTACAAATgtttaggaaaaaataaaataaaaaattgcggGGCTCACTAAAAGGTTTCGAATTATTCCCTAAGAAATCTCAACATGTTATCTTAATCCATTATCAATTGTCCGTTTGAAATGGGACTAAAGTGGGGTCATAAGTGATTGGGATTTTAGCTATCAATTAGATGGGCATACTTTTCCAAAAATCATTCTAAATTTACAATATTAATCATCTAATTTCCCTTTGAATTTCGACTGCTGACCCATTTATTTTTAGTGGTTTCATGGTCCTGAATATTGGTATTGGAGGGCATATTGGCCCAGCAGCAAACTGATATGATGCGGGCGTGTTGTAAAGCATTTCTTATCCATATCAGCCTGTATCGGAATGTATTGGTCAAAATTGTTTTAAGCCCAAAAAGAAGTGTGAAGATATCAATAAAATGGGAGACAGATTCAagaatctatcttcttcttctttttcgtgGATTAAgacccattacattgaaataccaaaaaaaataaaaaataaaaagttgaaAACATGAAAAGAGGTGATGGCCTTCCTGATCTTCCAACTTTCTTATAATGGTCCATTTCTCTTTGATTTGTTGAATCTTATTAACAACTTTTGTTTTGAGCCCCAAAATAGGCCAATATCTTGTCTAACTGTTTGTCTAAGTTTCCTCCATGGTTGAAatagccaaaaaataaataaaaatagagagagaaatttttaaaagaaaaaaaagcgaGGCTATAAGGCCTGATACAGATTgatacaatccattcatctggATACAGGCTGATGCGGACCCATATGTACAATATCAAgtcgatgcatatatgatatgGCTGATCGGCTGATATCATATGTATATTCCAAACCATGAGCAGTCTATTTGATGTCCagcagttggatggttaggatcgttcaaTTTATATTTTAGGCTATGCTCCGTGATGGAGCAATATGAAGAGATTAAACTAAATGTGCAAAGATAGGAATTCTGAATACATGTCACCTTTGAAGTTCAATTCCTCTCGTAGTTACCAACAAAACTTAGTTGCAGTGTCCTACTAGATGTTGCTCTCACTTCGAATCACACTTTGGACTCCACATTTGCACTCCCGCTTctgcttcctagctgtttataaTAGATAACATTTTGAAATAGCTGTTTCCATGCTTCCACCTTTAAGTCAAATTGGATGGGATATTTGGCCAAAAACTTTAATTCGCcagcaggtggggtccattaCCAGACCCAGCTTGATGATCCAGTGGTCCTGCATCACTCAATCCACAGTGGACATCAATTTGGACGGTGTGCATGGACATGCATGTTTGCCACATTTATGGAAAGAGTTACCATTTAGTAAATGCAAACTACATTCTTATCCTTGATTATACTTAAATTTGAAGGAAATTATGAGAGGAACATTGTTCTAGCTTGCTCTAAGGTATATGTTTTGTCTGGTTGTTCCAGCAATCAGTCAAACGTAGCTTTCTTGTaatgaatagaaaaaaaaaaattggtcttTTCGAGgtcttttctttctctgattgaTAATGATCTTGTTGGAACCCCTGTTTTCGATGCAAAAATTCACTgcatttcttttgcttttgatgaGTATGGATGTGGTACAGATTGAAACCACGTGTGTCTCGACTGATGGCCATGAATAGTGCTCAGATTGTCATTTTTTATTCACTAACATCTCTAAGGAAAGGTCTTGCCAGCATGTGTGATGGCGTATGAAATATGGGCCTGACCCTAGGACAAAGTAGTTCCAGTAATGTTGATATCTTGGTAAATCAATTGACATGCACATTAGTAAGCTGAAAACAATAAAGATTAAATAAAAGGTAGACAAGCACGTTGGAAACATGATTACAGTCATGGTTAGCAGCTTCATAGTGTGATTCGCCTGGAGATGGAATAGGTACATCCCACTCCGACTCATTCTGTTTGGGCTGGATTTTGTTCTGATGACTTGTTCCAGTCCTGACTGAAACCAATACGACTTGGGTGAACCTGTGTGCTATCAGACTATATTCTGTACCACGATTGGAATGACACTATATACTTTTCAATAGtcgatgattttatttttttttttctattttttttaaaaattgtcaGTGACTTGGATAGTCAGCCTTACCATCTAGGCAGATTCCTGGTAGGTGCATCCATATTACTATAGAGAATCATAGAACAAAGTCTGGATTGGAAAAAATTTAGAAGGGCAGCTAGTTGCAATTCGTTGAAACTTGGAATAATTTAGGAGATCCTTAGAAATTTCAAAGAGAATTTTGGAGAAagaatttcaaagaaaaaaaaaaaactcttctttgatttttttttatttttatttttaatttttctagttgCTTCTCCCTTTTTCTCCTTCGCACTGTGAAGCTCCGCCTAAGGTAGTAGCTTTTgcttggtcggttggaaggaaTAGGATACAAATAATCGACAAACTTAAGAAAAGGATGATGGTCCCCCCAACATAGTGGTATGCGTATGCGGAGTGAGGAACGGCTGTCTACCTTTTTATTCATTTCCCTTTTGCTAAGAAGCGTGGGAGAGGTTCTTTGTATCCTTTAGTGTGGCGTGGGTAATTCTGGGATctatagttgattttcttctaGTTGGTTTGGGGCAGCGTAGGGAAAGGGGGTAATGTGGTTTAGAGGCTTGCTCTCCTACTAGTGAGTTTGTGGCCTTATAGGGGGAAGGAATAAATGATGCTTTCGAAATCAGGGTGGTTCAGTGTCGGAAGTGTTTAGATGGGCTATGTTGGATGTTATGGGGTGAGCCTCATGTATTGAGTCCTTAGCTGATTGGTTGCAACTAGATAAGACGTTAACTGAAATGGATTGCCCCGTGCATACGCTACAAAAGCAGGAGTAACAGCTTCAAGTTATGAGAGGCACTGGCCCAACCATTTGGGGGAGTTTTCACTGACCATAAGATGTTTGCCACTTTCAAGACGTGATATTTCAGGTTTGACTGAACCATAAGAAATTCCTTGTATGGATGTTCCTGCTCCTTGCATATTGAAGCTAACTGCTCTTTGAAGGTTTCCAGTCAGTTCAAAATCTTCTGGAAGACAATTGCGTGTCCGATAAATTAAGTAGaactttggatttttatttttatttttaaaattttaatgcaGAAAGTGTGCCATGTAAATTGCAGGTGTGGAATACCGTTAGTGGAAATCTCTTGGGTGAATGGAGGGACTCATATGGGGATTCGGCTGGTAGTTACTCTTGCATTGCATGCACCTTCATCAGAAAGAAAGTAATCGCTTCACTTAAGGAATTAGATTATTGCTGGATTGCATATGTTGTGTGTAATGTTATGTCGTGTCTGACTATGTTGTTATCTTTCAGCGAAAAACAGAACACGGAGCATTCTTGCTTGCTCTTGGCACAAATGCTGGTGATGTTTTAGTGATAAATATTCTAACTGGTGAGAAGAACTGGATATCTGTTGGATGCCACCTTGGGTATGTAGATTTGTTTGCCATGTGAGATGCAGATAGTAATTATATATATTGAATTCTTTTTCCTGGCTATTATTTATTGAGTATTTCAAATGCGATGTAATTTGGAAATGGACATGTGCTGGGGTGGAACAAGGTAGCTTCAGGATGCTTATAACCTGCATATTTATacaaatataatattattattattttttaataggtAACATGGGCTTGAACCCATGACCCCAATGTTGAAACGTGCactgtctaccactgaggcacgtgaatatatcaaaatatcttttttaataggTAACATGGGCTTGAACCCATCACCCCAATGTTGAAACGCACactgtctaccactgaggcacgtGAATATCCCAAAATATCAGAGAATAATATTAAAATATCGAAAGAAGATGGACATCAAAAGTTGGACATTGTATTTCAAGAGGTGTAATATGTGATGTAAATCTATCAACTATattaaaacataaaataaatacataaattattgaAGTTCCCAAAATAATGAAATTGAGAAAATAGAAGcatttaaaataggaaaatgataAAGGGCAACCTTAACCTTGCAAAAGCATGCTGACATGCATGTCTACGTTGATATTGACATGGGCAGAAAAGGTTAAGGTTCTGTGTCCTATACCATTTTAGTCTATCAGTGGAATGAAACATGAGTATGACTACATGACTATAATCATATAACAAAAGGTAAAATGCTTGGTATCTTTGAAGTGAGCTTCACTATGCCTTGACGAACCTGCCTCTTTCATTCCTTGACTTAAATTCCAATTTCGAAAGTTATAATTTACATGAAAAAGCTTTAGTACCATAGCTTGTTAGCAACTGCTTACCATCCTATGAATAATTTGTAGTTTGGCAAAAGCTAGTTGCATTTCAGCTTGTCAGATGACTATATCTTCATTTCCCTTCTTTACCCAGGGGAACCACAGCAGTTTCATTTGCAAAGAAAGGCCGTTCTCTCCATACCACTGGTGCCGATGGAATGGTGTCTGAGCTTGACTCCCGAACTGGAGAACTTGTAGGAAAATTCAAGGCTTCAAAGAAGTGCATTTCTTCACTAGCGCTTTCATATGGTGATTATATCTTGGCTTCCATTTAGATCAACACCTTGGCTTTAATAAAATGTTGCAGGAAGATGCAGTACCAATGGCCATTAGTATTATGTGTTTGTTACTAGTTAGTAATGCACACATCATTGTTCATCATATACTCTGTGTAGGGTGTGCCTTGCAATTGCTCTCTATGACcctacttgtttttttttttttttatttactgaAAGGTGATAAAAtttagggaattttacaaaaaaataaatacctaattaatatggaatttttATTCcggtacctttttcaaaaaggttttcaaaaagcTTCCTCATTAAtcgatataattatcattccactatcTTCTGTTACATTTCATTAACAGCCAAATGGGTGGGCCTACGGGCAAATGGGTCGGCTGTTTGGGTGAGCCTCACCGTGATATTTATGTAATTCCACCCTGACCACCATGTACATCACCTCATGTTAGGTCAAGGGTCCAAAAATCACCCCCATCCGTGATTTAGTTGGACCGCATGATTGGAAATAATGTACGGGGCAATGATCGCCCTtcaaattgtttcctgtggtatggcccacctgaatcatgtatGGGCCTTATGTTTAGGccccatgcctaaattttggtgtggcatctaatggttggagtggatttcatgtactcatcatggtgggccttgtaaaaatcaagggtggacgccTCTCTGCTaactgttttctttggtatggcccacctaaattacaAGTCGGCCCTTTTTTTTGCTCTAGGCCTCAACTAAGATTACACATccaatggtcggagtggattttgcatagtcatcaaggtgggccccactaaaaatCAAGTCTCAGTGTTCCTCTCCAATTGTATAGATAGTTTATTTAGGAAAAAAAGGGAATCATATGGGACGTGGCTCTTATTTTGacgaggcccacagtgatgtttgtgtaatatccactccatccattagatacTTAGTCCCATATTAGGCCCAAATACAAAACATCAAGCTGACATGTAATTGTAGtgagccacactaaaggaaatagttaggagagagatgtccacccttgattcttACAGGGCTACCGTGATAactatatgaaatctactccaaccattagattccataCAAAGGATTAGGCCGGTGGCCCCAAAAATCATATCCATCcgtgatttatgtgggccacactaatggaaacaatttggagggcgaGTGTTGTTCTGTACATtggttccaatcatgtggtccacttgaatcataaaCGGAGATGATGTTTgggcccttggcctaacatggggtgatgcaCCTAGTGGTCGAGgtagattttatataaacattacagtgggacccgAGCCACTGACCCATTTTCTCCCACGGTGGTCGACCGAAGGTAGTGTAGTGATGATTACATTGATTAATGAGGTAACTTTTTGAAAAATGTAGcagaatgtaaattctatattaattaggTATTTTTTGTAGAATTCCCTAAAATTTATTGAACGGCCCAAAGGGCCAAACAATATACAAATCCAAAAGGGTGGAACTATACAAGCTCAATCATGAGCAAAAGAGAAACCAACAACCAAAAGAATTCAGAAGGCCCACTCCTCAACAAGCATCATCGTTTTTCTAAACACTTCAAGGGGACCGATCTGGTTTTGAAAACACCAGTTGTTCCTCTCACCCCAAAGGCCCACTAAAAGAGCCAACCACCACTCCAACCTTCCATTTTTTCCAACACCAATATACCACCTCCATACCATGCAAGAAAGAAACCATCCTTGGATCCTGGCATCACCCAAGAATCTTTAAAGGTTCCGAGAAAGCCTTTCCGTACCAACTTGGCATCGAGCAATGAACAAAAGGTGGTCTACTGACTCCGTGTCATTCATGCGCATATGACATATATAAGGAAGAACCATAGCCCTTTTTCAAAGGTTGTTAATGGAGGAACAAAAAGTTGGTGTACTGACTCTGCATCTACAACCCTACTTTGCTTGAGTCTTGAATGTTTACCCTTTGGGGTGTGTATGTAATCGTTGGGCGGGGGTCAGTACTAAGCTTAGGTGATGGGCAATTTATTgtaaaacttttgccaatctaccTCTTAAGAACCAACCACAAATTGTTGGGATAAAGGCTCAAATGCATGCACACACTCTGGTGGACCGCTCATGCACAGAAGCGATGGTTGGTTGAAAAACTTGACTAATGATCCACATATGTTGTGCACTTGCAGCCTGTCCATTGaccatacatgcttgatttttgggctgcaGTACATTCACGGGAGCCTACTTGATGAACCTGGGtatgagtcacacacacacatgctgcATTGGTGGGTAGGGGAGAGTATGGTTCTTAGTTgcatgcaatgttttaaatatcgacgatatcggatGAGAtatccacgatatatcttgtatcccacctgtgcgatacgaaacgcacgggtaatgccgatatatcccacatattcGATGCGATGAGCactttcaatttttgatccccttttcttttgttgaaattatgttaaatcagtgtcaaatggttacaaattcattggttcttcatgctttgcataaaaaaatcatggaattagagctttgatttcgatatctattggttcttcgtgttctccatgttttttttttttgaaatagtcCTTCAACGacctgtcaattgagactaatttcgaagtatttaggagtatttcatcacatatactctaattttgaaatttaagcGCAGGTGGTCTGATTTGGAGAAATTTGAGGAAAATTCCAAATTTCCCCAATATCTCCTAAATTGCTTGCAGTgctgcactccaaacatgaaatcaagcatatatgaaggctgatctattgatttgttaactttgtcaattttcagaaaataaaaatcatttttaattaaaatttatttttttaaaaattatttttttgaaatttcccatCAACCAGTTGTCCATTAAGACTAATTACaaagtatttaagagtgtttgatgaaatgatcatcacatacactctaaatgttatgcatttaatttgaatatagttacattagttcagtcagacagtgcatagcttaggaccctatacaaaggaaacctattatgtgcacttcttttttgagctgttgtgatttaaaagtgtgtattaaagtctttttaaacaatccctgaattttcattgaaaattttaatcatttcccccatgtttccctAAAGGTGCGATAAGTTACCCGGTACAAATgatatatctcgtgcgataactgatatgtatctatgtcccaaggatgcgatagatatcgcgataccgatattttgaacactggttgcATGATTCTACTAACTAGGTGTCACTCCCACTTCGAACATGCACTCCCCTCACTTCCTAGcgattcttctctttttctttttttttctttttttgtttttcttttcttttcttctctctctctctctctctctctctctctctctctctctctagccatTCATTCTTTCTAACATTTCAAAATAGACACTTTCCTATTCCCGCACCCACATTAGTCGCCACTCCACTCCGTGCAAGTATAGTATGACCATGATCCGAAATCCTACTCTTCCTGGTAGCCATAGGTTTCAATCATGcacattttcttggatcttgcaagcactaatattttatattattgtatccattaatattatcatatagtAGTATCAGCATGTAAGCTATTTATTTACGTCTCTGTGCCCAGTACTGATGCATGTTCATGTCAATGTAACATAGTTGGAAATGAAGTCACCTTTATTGTTTGTGGCTCATGTTTATTTTGTTAACCCATTGCTTCTTGCTTCTACCATGTCATGTCAGATGAGAAGCTCTTAGCTGTGGGAAGTGATAAGATACGGGTGTTCAGCTTGGAAAACAAAAGGGAGCTTCAGAAGTTTTCTGCTGATGTTGTGCATTATCTTTGTTCTCTTCTGATTGGATGGCTTCTTTACCATTATGTACATTTCTCAAGCCATTTTTCTGTAACAGGGTCCCATACAGCATATTGCTGTCATGGATGGTGGAAAGGCTGTTGTGTCATCTGGGCTTGGTGAGAAACAACTTCAAGTGTGGGAGTGCAATCAGGAGAACAGAACCAGAATCTCTATGGCTGTCCTTTCCATGCGAAAACCACCAgtgatgatggaatgcaaaagcTCCTTTGAGGATGAAGGTGTGGTAGTGCTATCAGTTTCAGAGGCTGGTACTGCTTACATATGGGATTTGAGGACCACTCCAAATCAGGGGGTTACTCCAACTAGAATCTTGGTGAAATCTGTCAGAACAGAAATGGACCAGCAAAAAAGTGCCAAGAAGAACCGCATTCCTGTAATTGCTGCAAGGTTACGTGATATAGAAAAGGGTGCTCGGATTTCCGTCATTGTCGCCTATGGTTCCCCCATTAATCCACAGTTTAATATTTTAGAAGTGACCTATCCTGGAGAGGAAGTTTTCATAACTGCTGTTGATGAAACTTCAGTTCCTGGAACGGCTGTGAATCCTCAAGAAAATGGGGAAGGTATGACTTTCGGATTTGTTTCCCTGCTTGGTGgattacaaatttacaataatTAAGATTTAAGACACTTACCTGATAATGTACGCAGCACCATTCACACACGTTGTTGCTGTATATGAACATGTATACCCGATACACATCATCGTCATCAGACTCATCACGCACCTTCATGCTCAGCAGTTTGCATGGCAACTGGCTGGTTCCAAGAGCCCAGGTAAAAGAGGACAGTGGAAGTCTGATTGGCAGCTGGTCATAAATTATTTGCAATCTACCACCTAATGGCAATCCCAGCTgctgggagaaaggctaagatgatgatgatgatgcctggTACATCCACCTGTTATTACTGCTTGCTTGAGCAAAATGCGATTTTTGTTGCAATGCTGCCTTTTTCTATTTTCACTctcatgatgatgatggtggtggttgtATACTTTTGTTGGTGGCAGGCAATACTGGCATGGGTCTACATTCTCCCAAATCA
This region includes:
- the LOC131223236 gene encoding uncharacterized protein LOC131223236 isoform X1, which produces MGREKIKSLLSCFTPEGDFLAILSPDGNIKVWNTVSGNLLGEWRDSYGDSAGSYSCIACTFIRKKRKTEHGAFLLALGTNAGDVLVINILTGEKNWISVGCHLGGTTAVSFAKKGRSLHTTGADGMVSELDSRTGELVGKFKASKKCISSLALSYDEKLLAVGSDKIRVFSLENKRELQKFSADGPIQHIAVMDGGKAVVSSGLGEKQLQVWECNQENRTRISMAVLSMRKPPVMMECKSSFEDEGVVVLSVSEAGTAYIWDLRTTPNQGVTPTRILVKSVRTEMDQQKSAKKNRIPVIAARLRDIEKGARISVIVAYGSPINPQFNILEVTYPGEEVFITAVDETSVPGTAVNPQENGEGNTGMGLHSPKSEGTDPPSQKKREKKKRALSDTDPVSPRNNVDAGHLEIRDGFDIDYDMNEPTMGEKLANLNLVDDATAKSPKKEDLSSNAKPPSADSVHVLLRQALHADDHVLLLDCLYTRDEKVIANSTSMLNPSDVLKFLNSLVSMIQSRGAVLVCAIPWLRSLLLQHAGGIMSQESSLRALNSLYQLIESRVSTFGSALQLSSCLDYHFAGISVDVDDEKSTLLPIIYEDKDESDEESESEDAMETDEESEELEHLGYALDGSDFDGNESMSD
- the LOC131223236 gene encoding uncharacterized protein LOC131223236 isoform X2, whose translation is MGREKIKSLLSCFTPEGDFLAILSPDGNIKVWNTVSGNLLGEWRDSYGDSAGSYSCIACTFIRKKVIASGAFLLALGTNAGDVLVINILTGEKNWISVGCHLGGTTAVSFAKKGRSLHTTGADGMVSELDSRTGELVGKFKASKKCISSLALSYDEKLLAVGSDKIRVFSLENKRELQKFSADGPIQHIAVMDGGKAVVSSGLGEKQLQVWECNQENRTRISMAVLSMRKPPVMMECKSSFEDEGVVVLSVSEAGTAYIWDLRTTPNQGVTPTRILVKSVRTEMDQQKSAKKNRIPVIAARLRDIEKGARISVIVAYGSPINPQFNILEVTYPGEEVFITAVDETSVPGTAVNPQENGEGNTGMGLHSPKSEGTDPPSQKKREKKKRALSDTDPVSPRNNVDAGHLEIRDGFDIDYDMNEPTMGEKLANLNLVDDATAKSPKKEDLSSNAKPPSADSVHVLLRQALHADDHVLLLDCLYTRDEKVIANSTSMLNPSDVLKFLNSLVSMIQSRGAVLVCAIPWLRSLLLQHAGGIMSQESSLRALNSLYQLIESRVSTFGSALQLSSCLDYHFAGISVDVDDEKSTLLPIIYEDKDESDEESESEDAMETDEESEELEHLGYALDGSDFDGNESMSD